The Bubalus bubalis isolate 160015118507 breed Murrah chromosome 16, NDDB_SH_1, whole genome shotgun sequence genome window below encodes:
- the CELF1 gene encoding CUGBP Elav-like family member 1 isoform X4: MAAFKLDFLPEMMVDHCSLNSSPVSKKMNGTLDHPDQPDLDAIKMFVGQVPRTWSEKDLRELFEQYGAVYEINVLRDRSQNPPQSKGCCFVTFYTRKAALEAQNALHNMKVLPGMHHPIQMKPADSEKNNVEDRKLFIGMISKKCTENDIRVMFSSFGQIEECRILRGPDGLSRGCAFVTFTTRAMAQTAIKAMHQAQTMEGCSSPMVVKFADTQKDKEQKRMAQQLQQQMQQISAASVWGNLAGLNTLGPQYLALYLQLLQQTASSGNLNTLSSLHPMGGLNAMQLQNLAALAAAASAAQNTPSGTSALTTSSSPLSVLTSSGSSPSSSSSSSVNPIASLGALQTLAGATAGLNVSSLAGMAALNGGLGSSGLSNGTGSTMEALTQAYSGIQQYAAAALPTLYNQNLLTQQSIGAAGSQKEGPEGANLFIYHLPQEFGDQDLLQMFMPFGNVVSAKVFIDKQTNLSKCFGFVSYDNPVSAQAAIQSMNGFQIGMKRLKVQLKRSKNDSKPY; this comes from the exons CTCAAAGAAAATGAACGGCACCCTGGACCACCCAGATCAACCGGATCTTGATGCTATCAAGATGTTTGTGGGCCAGGTTCCAAGGACCTGGTCTGAGAAGGATTTGAGGGAACTGTTTGAACAGTATGGTGCTGTCTATGAAATCAATGTCCTAAGGGATAGGAGCCAAAACCCTCCACAGAGCAAAG GGTGCTGTTTTGTTACATTTTACACCCGAAAAGCTGCATTAGAAGCTCAGAACGCTCTTCACAACATGAAGGTCCTCCCAGGG ATGCATCATCCTATACAGATGAAGCCTGCCGACAGCGAGAAGAACAACG TGGAAGACAGGAAGCTGTTCATCGGTATGATATCCAAGAAGTGCACTGAAAATGACATCCGAGTCATGTTCTCTTCGTTTGGACAGATTGAAGAATGCCGGATACTGAGGGGACCTGATGGGTTGAGCCGAG GTTGTGCATTTGTGACTTTTACAACAAGAGCCATGGCACAGACAGCTATCAAGGCAATGCACCAAGCACAGACCATGGAG GGTTGCTCCTCCCCCATGGTGGTAAAATTTGCTGATACACAGAAGgacaaagaacagaaaagaatggCCCAGCAGCTCCAGCAGCAGATGCAGCAAATCAGCGCAGCCTCTGTGTGGGGAAACCTTGCTGGTCTAAATACTCTCGGACCCCAGTATTTAGCA CTTTATTTGCAGCTCCTTCAGCAGACTGCCTCCTCTGGGAACCTCAACACCCTGAGCAGCCTCCACCCGATGGGAG GGTTAAATGCAATGCAGTTACAGAACCTGGCTGCACTGGCTGCTGCGGCTAGTGCAGCTCAGAACACCCCAAGTGGCACCAGTGCTCTCACCACGTCCAGCAGTCCCCTCAGCGTACTCACCAGTTCAG GGTCCTCACCaagctccagcagcagcagctccgtCAACCCCATCGCCTCCCTTGGAGCCCTGCAGACATTAGCTGGAGCAACAGCAGGCCTCAACGTCAGCTCTTTGGCAG ggatggctGCGTTAAATGGCGGCCTGGGCAGCAGCGGCCTTTCCAACGGCACAGGGAGCACCATGGAGGCCCTCACACAGGCCTACTCGGGGATCCAGCAGTACGCTGCCGCGGCGCTCCCCACCCTGTACAACCAGAACCTGCTGACACAGCAGAGTATCGGTGCTGCTGGGAGCCAGAAGGAAG GTCCAGAAGGAGCCAACCTGTTCATCTACCACCTGCCCCAGGAGTTCGGAGACCAGGACCTGCTGCAGATGTTTATGCCCTTTGGGAATGTCGTGTCTGCCAAGGTTTTTATAGACAAGCAGACAAACCTGAGCAAGTGTTTCG GTTTTGTAAGTTACGACAATCCTGTCTCGGCTCAAGCTGCCATCCAGTCCATGAACGGCTTTCAGATCGGCATGAAGCGGCTTAAAGTGCAGCTCAAACGTTCGAAGAATGACAGCAAACCCTACTGA
- the CELF1 gene encoding CUGBP Elav-like family member 1 isoform X1 — MAAFKLDFLPEMMVDHCSLNSSPVSKKMNGTLDHPDQPDLDAIKMFVGQVPRTWSEKDLRELFEQYGAVYEINVLRDRSQNPPQSKGCCFVTFYTRKAALEAQNALHNMKVLPGMHHPIQMKPADSEKNNAVEDRKLFIGMISKKCTENDIRVMFSSFGQIEECRILRGPDGLSRGCAFVTFTTRAMAQTAIKAMHQAQTMEGCSSPMVVKFADTQKDKEQKRMAQQLQQQMQQISAASVWGNLAGLNTLGPQYLALYLQLLQQTASSGNLNTLSSLHPMGGLNAMQLQNLAALAAAASAAQNTPSGTSALTTSSSPLSVLTSSAGSSPSSSSSSSVNPIASLGALQTLAGATAGLNVSSLAGMAALNGGLGSSGLSNGTGSTMEALTQAYSGIQQYAAAALPTLYNQNLLTQQSIGAAGSQKEGPEGANLFIYHLPQEFGDQDLLQMFMPFGNVVSAKVFIDKQTNLSKCFGFVSYDNPVSAQAAIQSMNGFQIGMKRLKVQLKRSKNDSKPY, encoded by the exons CTCAAAGAAAATGAACGGCACCCTGGACCACCCAGATCAACCGGATCTTGATGCTATCAAGATGTTTGTGGGCCAGGTTCCAAGGACCTGGTCTGAGAAGGATTTGAGGGAACTGTTTGAACAGTATGGTGCTGTCTATGAAATCAATGTCCTAAGGGATAGGAGCCAAAACCCTCCACAGAGCAAAG GGTGCTGTTTTGTTACATTTTACACCCGAAAAGCTGCATTAGAAGCTCAGAACGCTCTTCACAACATGAAGGTCCTCCCAGGG ATGCATCATCCTATACAGATGAAGCCTGCCGACAGCGAGAAGAACAACG CAGTGGAAGACAGGAAGCTGTTCATCGGTATGATATCCAAGAAGTGCACTGAAAATGACATCCGAGTCATGTTCTCTTCGTTTGGACAGATTGAAGAATGCCGGATACTGAGGGGACCTGATGGGTTGAGCCGAG GTTGTGCATTTGTGACTTTTACAACAAGAGCCATGGCACAGACAGCTATCAAGGCAATGCACCAAGCACAGACCATGGAG GGTTGCTCCTCCCCCATGGTGGTAAAATTTGCTGATACACAGAAGgacaaagaacagaaaagaatggCCCAGCAGCTCCAGCAGCAGATGCAGCAAATCAGCGCAGCCTCTGTGTGGGGAAACCTTGCTGGTCTAAATACTCTCGGACCCCAGTATTTAGCA CTTTATTTGCAGCTCCTTCAGCAGACTGCCTCCTCTGGGAACCTCAACACCCTGAGCAGCCTCCACCCGATGGGAG GGTTAAATGCAATGCAGTTACAGAACCTGGCTGCACTGGCTGCTGCGGCTAGTGCAGCTCAGAACACCCCAAGTGGCACCAGTGCTCTCACCACGTCCAGCAGTCCCCTCAGCGTACTCACCAGTTCAG CAGGGTCCTCACCaagctccagcagcagcagctccgtCAACCCCATCGCCTCCCTTGGAGCCCTGCAGACATTAGCTGGAGCAACAGCAGGCCTCAACGTCAGCTCTTTGGCAG ggatggctGCGTTAAATGGCGGCCTGGGCAGCAGCGGCCTTTCCAACGGCACAGGGAGCACCATGGAGGCCCTCACACAGGCCTACTCGGGGATCCAGCAGTACGCTGCCGCGGCGCTCCCCACCCTGTACAACCAGAACCTGCTGACACAGCAGAGTATCGGTGCTGCTGGGAGCCAGAAGGAAG GTCCAGAAGGAGCCAACCTGTTCATCTACCACCTGCCCCAGGAGTTCGGAGACCAGGACCTGCTGCAGATGTTTATGCCCTTTGGGAATGTCGTGTCTGCCAAGGTTTTTATAGACAAGCAGACAAACCTGAGCAAGTGTTTCG GTTTTGTAAGTTACGACAATCCTGTCTCGGCTCAAGCTGCCATCCAGTCCATGAACGGCTTTCAGATCGGCATGAAGCGGCTTAAAGTGCAGCTCAAACGTTCGAAGAATGACAGCAAACCCTACTGA
- the CELF1 gene encoding CUGBP Elav-like family member 1 isoform X7, whose translation MAAFKLDFLPEMMVDHCSLNSSPVSKKMNGTLDHPDQPDLDAIKMFVGQVPRTWSEKDLRELFEQYGAVYEINVLRDRSQNPPQSKGCCFVTFYTRKAALEAQNALHNMKVLPGMHHPIQMKPADSEKNNVEDRKLFIGMISKKCTENDIRVMFSSFGQIEECRILRGPDGLSRGCAFVTFTTRAMAQTAIKAMHQAQTMEGCSSPMVVKFADTQKDKEQKRMAQQLQQQMQQISAASVWGNLAGLNTLGPQYLALLQQTASSGNLNTLSSLHPMGGLNAMQLQNLAALAAAASAAQNTPSGTSALTTSSSPLSVLTSSAGSSPSSSSSSSVNPIASLGALQTLAGATAGLNVSSLAGMAALNGGLGSSGLSNGTGSTMEALTQAYSGIQQYAAAALPTLYNQNLLTQQSIGAAGSQKEGPEGANLFIYHLPQEFGDQDLLQMFMPFGNVVSAKVFIDKQTNLSKCFGFVSYDNPVSAQAAIQSMNGFQIGMKRLKVQLKRSKNDSKPY comes from the exons CTCAAAGAAAATGAACGGCACCCTGGACCACCCAGATCAACCGGATCTTGATGCTATCAAGATGTTTGTGGGCCAGGTTCCAAGGACCTGGTCTGAGAAGGATTTGAGGGAACTGTTTGAACAGTATGGTGCTGTCTATGAAATCAATGTCCTAAGGGATAGGAGCCAAAACCCTCCACAGAGCAAAG GGTGCTGTTTTGTTACATTTTACACCCGAAAAGCTGCATTAGAAGCTCAGAACGCTCTTCACAACATGAAGGTCCTCCCAGGG ATGCATCATCCTATACAGATGAAGCCTGCCGACAGCGAGAAGAACAACG TGGAAGACAGGAAGCTGTTCATCGGTATGATATCCAAGAAGTGCACTGAAAATGACATCCGAGTCATGTTCTCTTCGTTTGGACAGATTGAAGAATGCCGGATACTGAGGGGACCTGATGGGTTGAGCCGAG GTTGTGCATTTGTGACTTTTACAACAAGAGCCATGGCACAGACAGCTATCAAGGCAATGCACCAAGCACAGACCATGGAG GGTTGCTCCTCCCCCATGGTGGTAAAATTTGCTGATACACAGAAGgacaaagaacagaaaagaatggCCCAGCAGCTCCAGCAGCAGATGCAGCAAATCAGCGCAGCCTCTGTGTGGGGAAACCTTGCTGGTCTAAATACTCTCGGACCCCAGTATTTAGCA CTCCTTCAGCAGACTGCCTCCTCTGGGAACCTCAACACCCTGAGCAGCCTCCACCCGATGGGAG GGTTAAATGCAATGCAGTTACAGAACCTGGCTGCACTGGCTGCTGCGGCTAGTGCAGCTCAGAACACCCCAAGTGGCACCAGTGCTCTCACCACGTCCAGCAGTCCCCTCAGCGTACTCACCAGTTCAG CAGGGTCCTCACCaagctccagcagcagcagctccgtCAACCCCATCGCCTCCCTTGGAGCCCTGCAGACATTAGCTGGAGCAACAGCAGGCCTCAACGTCAGCTCTTTGGCAG ggatggctGCGTTAAATGGCGGCCTGGGCAGCAGCGGCCTTTCCAACGGCACAGGGAGCACCATGGAGGCCCTCACACAGGCCTACTCGGGGATCCAGCAGTACGCTGCCGCGGCGCTCCCCACCCTGTACAACCAGAACCTGCTGACACAGCAGAGTATCGGTGCTGCTGGGAGCCAGAAGGAAG GTCCAGAAGGAGCCAACCTGTTCATCTACCACCTGCCCCAGGAGTTCGGAGACCAGGACCTGCTGCAGATGTTTATGCCCTTTGGGAATGTCGTGTCTGCCAAGGTTTTTATAGACAAGCAGACAAACCTGAGCAAGTGTTTCG GTTTTGTAAGTTACGACAATCCTGTCTCGGCTCAAGCTGCCATCCAGTCCATGAACGGCTTTCAGATCGGCATGAAGCGGCTTAAAGTGCAGCTCAAACGTTCGAAGAATGACAGCAAACCCTACTGA
- the CELF1 gene encoding CUGBP Elav-like family member 1 isoform X8: protein MAAFKLDFLPEMMVDHCSLNSSPVSKKMNGTLDHPDQPDLDAIKMFVGQVPRTWSEKDLRELFEQYGAVYEINVLRDRSQNPPQSKGCCFVTFYTRKAALEAQNALHNMKVLPGMHHPIQMKPADSEKNNVEDRKLFIGMISKKCTENDIRVMFSSFGQIEECRILRGPDGLSRGCAFVTFTTRAMAQTAIKAMHQAQTMEGCSSPMVVKFADTQKDKEQKRMAQQLQQQMQQISAASVWGNLAGLNTLGPQYLALLQQTASSGNLNTLSSLHPMGGLNAMQLQNLAALAAAASAAQNTPSGTSALTTSSSPLSVLTSSGSSPSSSSSSSVNPIASLGALQTLAGATAGLNVSSLAGMAALNGGLGSSGLSNGTGSTMEALTQAYSGIQQYAAAALPTLYNQNLLTQQSIGAAGSQKEGPEGANLFIYHLPQEFGDQDLLQMFMPFGNVVSAKVFIDKQTNLSKCFGFVSYDNPVSAQAAIQSMNGFQIGMKRLKVQLKRSKNDSKPY, encoded by the exons CTCAAAGAAAATGAACGGCACCCTGGACCACCCAGATCAACCGGATCTTGATGCTATCAAGATGTTTGTGGGCCAGGTTCCAAGGACCTGGTCTGAGAAGGATTTGAGGGAACTGTTTGAACAGTATGGTGCTGTCTATGAAATCAATGTCCTAAGGGATAGGAGCCAAAACCCTCCACAGAGCAAAG GGTGCTGTTTTGTTACATTTTACACCCGAAAAGCTGCATTAGAAGCTCAGAACGCTCTTCACAACATGAAGGTCCTCCCAGGG ATGCATCATCCTATACAGATGAAGCCTGCCGACAGCGAGAAGAACAACG TGGAAGACAGGAAGCTGTTCATCGGTATGATATCCAAGAAGTGCACTGAAAATGACATCCGAGTCATGTTCTCTTCGTTTGGACAGATTGAAGAATGCCGGATACTGAGGGGACCTGATGGGTTGAGCCGAG GTTGTGCATTTGTGACTTTTACAACAAGAGCCATGGCACAGACAGCTATCAAGGCAATGCACCAAGCACAGACCATGGAG GGTTGCTCCTCCCCCATGGTGGTAAAATTTGCTGATACACAGAAGgacaaagaacagaaaagaatggCCCAGCAGCTCCAGCAGCAGATGCAGCAAATCAGCGCAGCCTCTGTGTGGGGAAACCTTGCTGGTCTAAATACTCTCGGACCCCAGTATTTAGCA CTCCTTCAGCAGACTGCCTCCTCTGGGAACCTCAACACCCTGAGCAGCCTCCACCCGATGGGAG GGTTAAATGCAATGCAGTTACAGAACCTGGCTGCACTGGCTGCTGCGGCTAGTGCAGCTCAGAACACCCCAAGTGGCACCAGTGCTCTCACCACGTCCAGCAGTCCCCTCAGCGTACTCACCAGTTCAG GGTCCTCACCaagctccagcagcagcagctccgtCAACCCCATCGCCTCCCTTGGAGCCCTGCAGACATTAGCTGGAGCAACAGCAGGCCTCAACGTCAGCTCTTTGGCAG ggatggctGCGTTAAATGGCGGCCTGGGCAGCAGCGGCCTTTCCAACGGCACAGGGAGCACCATGGAGGCCCTCACACAGGCCTACTCGGGGATCCAGCAGTACGCTGCCGCGGCGCTCCCCACCCTGTACAACCAGAACCTGCTGACACAGCAGAGTATCGGTGCTGCTGGGAGCCAGAAGGAAG GTCCAGAAGGAGCCAACCTGTTCATCTACCACCTGCCCCAGGAGTTCGGAGACCAGGACCTGCTGCAGATGTTTATGCCCTTTGGGAATGTCGTGTCTGCCAAGGTTTTTATAGACAAGCAGACAAACCTGAGCAAGTGTTTCG GTTTTGTAAGTTACGACAATCCTGTCTCGGCTCAAGCTGCCATCCAGTCCATGAACGGCTTTCAGATCGGCATGAAGCGGCTTAAAGTGCAGCTCAAACGTTCGAAGAATGACAGCAAACCCTACTGA
- the CELF1 gene encoding CUGBP Elav-like family member 1 isoform X5: MAAFKLDFLPEMMVDHCSLNSSPVSKKMNGTLDHPDQPDLDAIKMFVGQVPRTWSEKDLRELFEQYGAVYEINVLRDRSQNPPQSKGCCFVTFYTRKAALEAQNALHNMKVLPGMHHPIQMKPADSEKNNAVEDRKLFIGMISKKCTENDIRVMFSSFGQIEECRILRGPDGLSRGCAFVTFTTRAMAQTAIKAMHQAQTMEGCSSPMVVKFADTQKDKEQKRMAQQLQQQMQQISAASVWGNLAGLNTLGPQYLALLQQTASSGNLNTLSSLHPMGGLNAMQLQNLAALAAAASAAQNTPSGTSALTTSSSPLSVLTSSAGSSPSSSSSSSVNPIASLGALQTLAGATAGLNVSSLAGMAALNGGLGSSGLSNGTGSTMEALTQAYSGIQQYAAAALPTLYNQNLLTQQSIGAAGSQKEGPEGANLFIYHLPQEFGDQDLLQMFMPFGNVVSAKVFIDKQTNLSKCFGFVSYDNPVSAQAAIQSMNGFQIGMKRLKVQLKRSKNDSKPY; the protein is encoded by the exons CTCAAAGAAAATGAACGGCACCCTGGACCACCCAGATCAACCGGATCTTGATGCTATCAAGATGTTTGTGGGCCAGGTTCCAAGGACCTGGTCTGAGAAGGATTTGAGGGAACTGTTTGAACAGTATGGTGCTGTCTATGAAATCAATGTCCTAAGGGATAGGAGCCAAAACCCTCCACAGAGCAAAG GGTGCTGTTTTGTTACATTTTACACCCGAAAAGCTGCATTAGAAGCTCAGAACGCTCTTCACAACATGAAGGTCCTCCCAGGG ATGCATCATCCTATACAGATGAAGCCTGCCGACAGCGAGAAGAACAACG CAGTGGAAGACAGGAAGCTGTTCATCGGTATGATATCCAAGAAGTGCACTGAAAATGACATCCGAGTCATGTTCTCTTCGTTTGGACAGATTGAAGAATGCCGGATACTGAGGGGACCTGATGGGTTGAGCCGAG GTTGTGCATTTGTGACTTTTACAACAAGAGCCATGGCACAGACAGCTATCAAGGCAATGCACCAAGCACAGACCATGGAG GGTTGCTCCTCCCCCATGGTGGTAAAATTTGCTGATACACAGAAGgacaaagaacagaaaagaatggCCCAGCAGCTCCAGCAGCAGATGCAGCAAATCAGCGCAGCCTCTGTGTGGGGAAACCTTGCTGGTCTAAATACTCTCGGACCCCAGTATTTAGCA CTCCTTCAGCAGACTGCCTCCTCTGGGAACCTCAACACCCTGAGCAGCCTCCACCCGATGGGAG GGTTAAATGCAATGCAGTTACAGAACCTGGCTGCACTGGCTGCTGCGGCTAGTGCAGCTCAGAACACCCCAAGTGGCACCAGTGCTCTCACCACGTCCAGCAGTCCCCTCAGCGTACTCACCAGTTCAG CAGGGTCCTCACCaagctccagcagcagcagctccgtCAACCCCATCGCCTCCCTTGGAGCCCTGCAGACATTAGCTGGAGCAACAGCAGGCCTCAACGTCAGCTCTTTGGCAG ggatggctGCGTTAAATGGCGGCCTGGGCAGCAGCGGCCTTTCCAACGGCACAGGGAGCACCATGGAGGCCCTCACACAGGCCTACTCGGGGATCCAGCAGTACGCTGCCGCGGCGCTCCCCACCCTGTACAACCAGAACCTGCTGACACAGCAGAGTATCGGTGCTGCTGGGAGCCAGAAGGAAG GTCCAGAAGGAGCCAACCTGTTCATCTACCACCTGCCCCAGGAGTTCGGAGACCAGGACCTGCTGCAGATGTTTATGCCCTTTGGGAATGTCGTGTCTGCCAAGGTTTTTATAGACAAGCAGACAAACCTGAGCAAGTGTTTCG GTTTTGTAAGTTACGACAATCCTGTCTCGGCTCAAGCTGCCATCCAGTCCATGAACGGCTTTCAGATCGGCATGAAGCGGCTTAAAGTGCAGCTCAAACGTTCGAAGAATGACAGCAAACCCTACTGA
- the CELF1 gene encoding CUGBP Elav-like family member 1 isoform X3 produces MAAFKLDFLPEMMVDHCSLNSSPVSKKMNGTLDHPDQPDLDAIKMFVGQVPRTWSEKDLRELFEQYGAVYEINVLRDRSQNPPQSKGCCFVTFYTRKAALEAQNALHNMKVLPGMHHPIQMKPADSEKNNVEDRKLFIGMISKKCTENDIRVMFSSFGQIEECRILRGPDGLSRGCAFVTFTTRAMAQTAIKAMHQAQTMEGCSSPMVVKFADTQKDKEQKRMAQQLQQQMQQISAASVWGNLAGLNTLGPQYLALYLQLLQQTASSGNLNTLSSLHPMGGLNAMQLQNLAALAAAASAAQNTPSGTSALTTSSSPLSVLTSSAGSSPSSSSSSSVNPIASLGALQTLAGATAGLNVSSLAGMAALNGGLGSSGLSNGTGSTMEALTQAYSGIQQYAAAALPTLYNQNLLTQQSIGAAGSQKEGPEGANLFIYHLPQEFGDQDLLQMFMPFGNVVSAKVFIDKQTNLSKCFGFVSYDNPVSAQAAIQSMNGFQIGMKRLKVQLKRSKNDSKPY; encoded by the exons CTCAAAGAAAATGAACGGCACCCTGGACCACCCAGATCAACCGGATCTTGATGCTATCAAGATGTTTGTGGGCCAGGTTCCAAGGACCTGGTCTGAGAAGGATTTGAGGGAACTGTTTGAACAGTATGGTGCTGTCTATGAAATCAATGTCCTAAGGGATAGGAGCCAAAACCCTCCACAGAGCAAAG GGTGCTGTTTTGTTACATTTTACACCCGAAAAGCTGCATTAGAAGCTCAGAACGCTCTTCACAACATGAAGGTCCTCCCAGGG ATGCATCATCCTATACAGATGAAGCCTGCCGACAGCGAGAAGAACAACG TGGAAGACAGGAAGCTGTTCATCGGTATGATATCCAAGAAGTGCACTGAAAATGACATCCGAGTCATGTTCTCTTCGTTTGGACAGATTGAAGAATGCCGGATACTGAGGGGACCTGATGGGTTGAGCCGAG GTTGTGCATTTGTGACTTTTACAACAAGAGCCATGGCACAGACAGCTATCAAGGCAATGCACCAAGCACAGACCATGGAG GGTTGCTCCTCCCCCATGGTGGTAAAATTTGCTGATACACAGAAGgacaaagaacagaaaagaatggCCCAGCAGCTCCAGCAGCAGATGCAGCAAATCAGCGCAGCCTCTGTGTGGGGAAACCTTGCTGGTCTAAATACTCTCGGACCCCAGTATTTAGCA CTTTATTTGCAGCTCCTTCAGCAGACTGCCTCCTCTGGGAACCTCAACACCCTGAGCAGCCTCCACCCGATGGGAG GGTTAAATGCAATGCAGTTACAGAACCTGGCTGCACTGGCTGCTGCGGCTAGTGCAGCTCAGAACACCCCAAGTGGCACCAGTGCTCTCACCACGTCCAGCAGTCCCCTCAGCGTACTCACCAGTTCAG CAGGGTCCTCACCaagctccagcagcagcagctccgtCAACCCCATCGCCTCCCTTGGAGCCCTGCAGACATTAGCTGGAGCAACAGCAGGCCTCAACGTCAGCTCTTTGGCAG ggatggctGCGTTAAATGGCGGCCTGGGCAGCAGCGGCCTTTCCAACGGCACAGGGAGCACCATGGAGGCCCTCACACAGGCCTACTCGGGGATCCAGCAGTACGCTGCCGCGGCGCTCCCCACCCTGTACAACCAGAACCTGCTGACACAGCAGAGTATCGGTGCTGCTGGGAGCCAGAAGGAAG GTCCAGAAGGAGCCAACCTGTTCATCTACCACCTGCCCCAGGAGTTCGGAGACCAGGACCTGCTGCAGATGTTTATGCCCTTTGGGAATGTCGTGTCTGCCAAGGTTTTTATAGACAAGCAGACAAACCTGAGCAAGTGTTTCG GTTTTGTAAGTTACGACAATCCTGTCTCGGCTCAAGCTGCCATCCAGTCCATGAACGGCTTTCAGATCGGCATGAAGCGGCTTAAAGTGCAGCTCAAACGTTCGAAGAATGACAGCAAACCCTACTGA
- the CELF1 gene encoding CUGBP Elav-like family member 1 isoform X6, which produces MAAFKLDFLPEMMVDHCSLNSSPVSKKMNGTLDHPDQPDLDAIKMFVGQVPRTWSEKDLRELFEQYGAVYEINVLRDRSQNPPQSKGCCFVTFYTRKAALEAQNALHNMKVLPGMHHPIQMKPADSEKNNAVEDRKLFIGMISKKCTENDIRVMFSSFGQIEECRILRGPDGLSRGCAFVTFTTRAMAQTAIKAMHQAQTMEGCSSPMVVKFADTQKDKEQKRMAQQLQQQMQQISAASVWGNLAGLNTLGPQYLALLQQTASSGNLNTLSSLHPMGGLNAMQLQNLAALAAAASAAQNTPSGTSALTTSSSPLSVLTSSGSSPSSSSSSSVNPIASLGALQTLAGATAGLNVSSLAGMAALNGGLGSSGLSNGTGSTMEALTQAYSGIQQYAAAALPTLYNQNLLTQQSIGAAGSQKEGPEGANLFIYHLPQEFGDQDLLQMFMPFGNVVSAKVFIDKQTNLSKCFGFVSYDNPVSAQAAIQSMNGFQIGMKRLKVQLKRSKNDSKPY; this is translated from the exons CTCAAAGAAAATGAACGGCACCCTGGACCACCCAGATCAACCGGATCTTGATGCTATCAAGATGTTTGTGGGCCAGGTTCCAAGGACCTGGTCTGAGAAGGATTTGAGGGAACTGTTTGAACAGTATGGTGCTGTCTATGAAATCAATGTCCTAAGGGATAGGAGCCAAAACCCTCCACAGAGCAAAG GGTGCTGTTTTGTTACATTTTACACCCGAAAAGCTGCATTAGAAGCTCAGAACGCTCTTCACAACATGAAGGTCCTCCCAGGG ATGCATCATCCTATACAGATGAAGCCTGCCGACAGCGAGAAGAACAACG CAGTGGAAGACAGGAAGCTGTTCATCGGTATGATATCCAAGAAGTGCACTGAAAATGACATCCGAGTCATGTTCTCTTCGTTTGGACAGATTGAAGAATGCCGGATACTGAGGGGACCTGATGGGTTGAGCCGAG GTTGTGCATTTGTGACTTTTACAACAAGAGCCATGGCACAGACAGCTATCAAGGCAATGCACCAAGCACAGACCATGGAG GGTTGCTCCTCCCCCATGGTGGTAAAATTTGCTGATACACAGAAGgacaaagaacagaaaagaatggCCCAGCAGCTCCAGCAGCAGATGCAGCAAATCAGCGCAGCCTCTGTGTGGGGAAACCTTGCTGGTCTAAATACTCTCGGACCCCAGTATTTAGCA CTCCTTCAGCAGACTGCCTCCTCTGGGAACCTCAACACCCTGAGCAGCCTCCACCCGATGGGAG GGTTAAATGCAATGCAGTTACAGAACCTGGCTGCACTGGCTGCTGCGGCTAGTGCAGCTCAGAACACCCCAAGTGGCACCAGTGCTCTCACCACGTCCAGCAGTCCCCTCAGCGTACTCACCAGTTCAG GGTCCTCACCaagctccagcagcagcagctccgtCAACCCCATCGCCTCCCTTGGAGCCCTGCAGACATTAGCTGGAGCAACAGCAGGCCTCAACGTCAGCTCTTTGGCAG ggatggctGCGTTAAATGGCGGCCTGGGCAGCAGCGGCCTTTCCAACGGCACAGGGAGCACCATGGAGGCCCTCACACAGGCCTACTCGGGGATCCAGCAGTACGCTGCCGCGGCGCTCCCCACCCTGTACAACCAGAACCTGCTGACACAGCAGAGTATCGGTGCTGCTGGGAGCCAGAAGGAAG GTCCAGAAGGAGCCAACCTGTTCATCTACCACCTGCCCCAGGAGTTCGGAGACCAGGACCTGCTGCAGATGTTTATGCCCTTTGGGAATGTCGTGTCTGCCAAGGTTTTTATAGACAAGCAGACAAACCTGAGCAAGTGTTTCG GTTTTGTAAGTTACGACAATCCTGTCTCGGCTCAAGCTGCCATCCAGTCCATGAACGGCTTTCAGATCGGCATGAAGCGGCTTAAAGTGCAGCTCAAACGTTCGAAGAATGACAGCAAACCCTACTGA